The Niallia alba genome includes a window with the following:
- a CDS encoding YitT family protein: MQKKTQQKQKRLLMASRALLVIIGGFITGYGLEAVLIPNAVSDGGVTGLSIVGSQLTGFPLGILIGILNIPFVFLGYKQIGKSFAVYSVIGIISLAVSTSLMHHVPTIIEGDTLLITVVGGIIIGFGMGLALRNGGALDGIDMLAVLLSRKLPFGTSDLILFLNMFVFIFVSTVFGLQGAILSAIAYFIASKVIHIVEEGLSGSKTFNIITTEPELMVETIRDRLGRSATYTFAVGGYSNEQFKEITCVVSRMEERKMKEIIHELDPTAFVAIYDVSEVKGGNFKKRDIH; the protein is encoded by the coding sequence ATGCAGAAAAAGACACAACAAAAACAAAAGAGGCTTCTTATGGCTTCGCGAGCATTATTAGTTATTATTGGAGGATTTATTACAGGGTATGGACTAGAAGCTGTGCTTATTCCAAACGCGGTCTCTGATGGAGGCGTTACTGGTCTAAGTATCGTTGGTTCTCAGTTAACAGGATTTCCCCTTGGGATTTTGATTGGAATATTAAATATTCCCTTCGTATTTTTAGGATATAAACAGATAGGTAAAAGCTTTGCTGTATATTCCGTTATCGGCATCATATCTTTAGCTGTTAGTACAAGCTTAATGCACCATGTCCCAACAATTATTGAAGGAGACACACTGCTTATAACGGTTGTTGGAGGGATTATCATCGGTTTTGGAATGGGTTTAGCTTTACGTAACGGAGGAGCATTAGATGGAATTGATATGTTAGCGGTCTTACTTTCAAGAAAATTACCATTTGGAACAAGTGATTTAATTTTGTTTCTAAATATGTTTGTATTTATTTTTGTATCTACCGTATTTGGACTCCAAGGAGCCATTTTATCCGCTATCGCTTACTTTATTGCCTCTAAAGTAATCCACATTGTAGAAGAAGGTTTAAGTGGATCAAAAACCTTTAACATTATTACAACAGAACCTGAATTGATGGTAGAAACGATACGAGATCGTTTAGGCCGCAGTGCCACCTATACATTTGCAGTTGGAGGATACTCCAATGAACAATTTAAAGAAATTACGTGTGTAGTCAGCCGAATGGAAGAAAGAAAAATGAAAGAAATTATTCATGAATTAGATCCAACAGCATTTGTTGCCATTTACGATGTCTCCGAAGTAAAAGGCGGTAATTTTAAGAAACGAGACATTCATTAA
- the hmpA gene encoding NO-inducible flavohemoprotein, with protein sequence MLSQKTIDIIKSTVPVLQVHGTQITTVFYKNMFAAHPELLNIFNHANQAKGRQQTALANTVLAAAQNIDRLETIIPVVKQIAHKHRSLMIKAEHYPIVGEFLLKAIKEVLGDAATDDIIQAWADAYGVIAQVFIDIEKEMYEESAAKSGGWSDYKEFKIIKKVKESDVITSFYLAPVDGSSLPVYDAGQYITIRLSIPGEKFLFNRQYSLSSASNKEYFRISVKKEASAENPDGRVSNYLHSDKNVGDTVEVTVPAGDFTLIKEASPIVFISGGVGITPFMSMVETIAEEQPNREVIFIHSARSGSVQAFNEELSRIKEKIANLQLSYIYENPSEEDKVNPFFQKAGYIDTEWLKEHAIVAEGHYYVCGPVPFLQTVVKGLKDNGINDTHIHYEFFGPSMKL encoded by the coding sequence ATGCTATCACAAAAAACAATTGACATTATTAAATCAACTGTACCAGTATTACAAGTCCATGGTACACAAATAACTACTGTTTTCTACAAAAATATGTTTGCTGCACATCCTGAACTGCTTAATATTTTTAACCATGCTAATCAAGCAAAAGGACGTCAACAAACTGCTCTCGCTAATACTGTATTAGCAGCAGCACAAAATATTGATCGACTTGAGACTATTATACCAGTTGTAAAGCAAATCGCCCACAAACACCGCAGTTTAATGATAAAAGCAGAACATTATCCAATCGTTGGTGAATTTCTTTTAAAAGCGATTAAAGAAGTTCTTGGAGACGCTGCTACTGATGATATTATCCAAGCATGGGCAGATGCTTATGGGGTAATTGCTCAAGTATTTATTGACATTGAAAAAGAAATGTATGAAGAAAGTGCTGCTAAAAGTGGCGGTTGGTCCGATTATAAGGAATTTAAAATTATCAAAAAGGTTAAGGAAAGTGATGTAATTACATCCTTCTATTTAGCACCTGTTGATGGAAGTTCTCTACCAGTATATGATGCTGGCCAATATATTACGATCCGCTTATCGATTCCTGGAGAAAAGTTCTTATTTAATCGTCAATATAGCTTATCTAGTGCTAGCAATAAAGAATATTTCCGAATTTCAGTGAAAAAAGAAGCTTCAGCAGAAAACCCTGATGGAAGAGTATCTAATTATCTTCATAGCGATAAAAACGTTGGGGATACGGTAGAAGTTACTGTTCCTGCTGGCGATTTCACCCTAATTAAAGAAGCAAGCCCTATTGTTTTTATTAGTGGTGGAGTTGGTATTACACCATTTATGAGTATGGTAGAAACAATTGCTGAAGAACAGCCAAACAGAGAGGTCATTTTTATCCATTCAGCAAGAAGCGGTTCTGTCCAAGCATTTAACGAAGAGTTAAGTCGAATAAAAGAAAAAATCGCTAACCTCCAACTTTCCTATATATACGAAAATCCTTCTGAGGAAGATAAAGTAAATCCTTTCTTCCAGAAGGCTGGCTATATTGATACAGAATGGCTAAAAGAACATGCTATTGTTGCAGAAGGACATTATTATGTTTGTGGACCAGTTCCATTTTTACAGACAGTTGTAAAAGGCTTAAAAGACAATGGTATCAATGATACTCATATCCATTATGAATTCTTCGGTCCTTCCATGAAGCTATAA
- a CDS encoding DNA-3-methyladenine glycosylase family protein — protein sequence MQTIYIQGPYNFDLVLSRLALDPLHNLHKEERWVKVPLRIKNKHIVVKVQATGTTDNPTFYLEVDEIDSSSLHNLIYKEISRIFRWDVSLLAIHEHFQKTKLKSLFDEHYGTPIVLDFHPYNSLIKCIIHQQLNLKFAFTLTQRFVTTYGFQKGGVWFYPLPETVAKLTVAELRELQFSTRKAEYIIDLSKEIINGHLDIDSLYEKSDEQIMEELIRLRGIGQWTIQNVLLFGLGRNNLFPIADIGIQNAIKKLLELEQKPSKEEMEIMMPEWQPYLSYASLYLWRSME from the coding sequence TTGCAAACAATATACATTCAAGGACCGTATAACTTTGATTTAGTATTAAGTCGCTTAGCATTAGACCCACTACATAACCTCCATAAAGAAGAGCGCTGGGTAAAAGTACCACTTCGTATAAAGAACAAACATATAGTTGTAAAAGTTCAAGCAACTGGCACAACTGATAATCCAACTTTTTATTTAGAGGTGGATGAGATAGATTCTTCTTCTTTACATAACCTCATCTATAAAGAAATCAGCAGAATTTTCAGGTGGGATGTATCCTTGCTTGCCATTCATGAGCATTTTCAAAAAACAAAGTTAAAGTCACTTTTCGATGAACATTATGGTACACCGATTGTGTTAGATTTTCACCCGTATAATAGTCTAATAAAATGCATTATTCATCAACAGTTAAATCTTAAATTTGCTTTTACATTAACGCAGCGTTTTGTGACTACATATGGTTTTCAAAAAGGTGGCGTCTGGTTTTATCCATTGCCAGAAACAGTAGCAAAGTTAACAGTGGCAGAATTGCGGGAACTGCAATTTAGTACGAGAAAAGCAGAGTACATTATAGATTTATCGAAAGAAATAATAAATGGCCATTTAGATATAGACAGCTTATATGAGAAGTCTGATGAACAGATTATGGAGGAGCTTATTCGCTTGCGAGGAATAGGACAATGGACCATTCAGAATGTATTGCTATTCGGTTTAGGGAGAAATAATCTTTTTCCAATCGCAGACATCGGAATTCAAAATGCGATTAAAAAGCTCTTGGAATTAGAACAAAAACCTTCAAAAGAAGAAATGGAGATAATGATGCCAGAATGGCAACCATATTTAAGCTATGCCTCTCTTTACTTATGGAGAAGTATGGAGTAG
- a CDS encoding RrF2 family transcriptional regulator, with the protein MRLTNYSDYSLRVLIYLATEGTEKLTNIKEISEVYSISKNHLMKIIYNLGKLGYIETIRGRNGGFRLAKDPADINIGVLIRQTEENFYLVECFEDKNACVITPVCSLKHVLNNALEQFFKVLDQYTLADIVENKVMLKDYFAQKSKTSSDNV; encoded by the coding sequence ATGCGGTTAACTAATTATTCCGACTACTCTTTGAGAGTGTTAATTTATTTGGCAACGGAGGGTACGGAAAAACTTACAAATATTAAAGAAATATCCGAGGTTTATAGTATATCCAAAAATCACCTTATGAAAATTATTTATAATTTGGGGAAATTGGGATATATCGAGACGATTAGAGGGAGAAATGGAGGATTCCGTTTAGCAAAGGATCCAGCAGATATCAATATTGGCGTACTTATCCGGCAAACGGAAGAGAACTTCTACTTGGTAGAATGTTTTGAGGATAAGAATGCATGTGTGATTACCCCAGTTTGTTCTTTAAAGCATGTCTTAAATAATGCATTGGAACAGTTTTTTAAAGTATTAGACCAGTATACACTTGCAGATATCGTAGAAAATAAGGTTATGCTAAAAGACTATTTTGCTCAAAAAAGTAAAACAAGCTCAGACAATGTCTGA
- a CDS encoding PHP domain-containing protein, translated as MKVELHCHTNISDCPLSIEEVLSLAFAQDVSHLAVTNHDTTKGLKEAIKLGEQLGIEVIPGIEISGYDFERNRRVHILGYFIEPGHHAIEAVCQPLVEQRHQASKEMVERLISAGYNINWQRCLDIADGGTGVYKQHIMQALIEANYTDSIYGSLYKKIFNRGQNGEQPGIAFIPMKYIDAKTAVKTILEAGGVPVLAHPGQYGNFEMVPGLVKAGLQGIEVWHPLHNKMHENQAKMIANKFHLVMTGGADFHGAYGEKLVLLGSKSPGIEAVHELKSRKKMLNR; from the coding sequence ATGAAAGTGGAGCTTCATTGTCATACTAATATTTCTGATTGTCCGTTATCAATAGAAGAAGTTTTATCATTAGCATTTGCGCAAGATGTGAGCCATCTTGCTGTTACCAATCACGATACAACAAAGGGCCTAAAAGAAGCAATTAAACTGGGAGAGCAACTTGGTATTGAGGTCATTCCTGGAATTGAGATATCTGGTTATGATTTTGAAAGAAATAGAAGAGTGCATATTTTGGGCTATTTTATTGAACCAGGACATCATGCCATTGAAGCGGTTTGTCAGCCACTTGTGGAACAAAGGCATCAAGCGTCAAAGGAAATGGTCGAGCGTTTGATTTCTGCTGGTTACAACATTAATTGGCAACGTTGCTTAGACATAGCAGACGGAGGAACGGGAGTGTACAAGCAACATATTATGCAGGCACTTATTGAAGCAAATTATACTGATTCGATTTATGGTTCTCTTTATAAGAAAATTTTTAATCGAGGACAAAATGGGGAACAGCCTGGAATTGCATTTATCCCAATGAAATATATCGATGCTAAAACGGCAGTAAAGACTATCCTTGAAGCTGGAGGCGTCCCCGTTCTTGCCCACCCAGGACAATATGGTAATTTTGAAATGGTTCCAGGTTTGGTAAAGGCAGGATTACAGGGGATTGAAGTCTGGCATCCTTTGCATAATAAAATGCATGAAAATCAAGCAAAAATGATAGCAAATAAATTTCATTTAGTTATGACAGGTGGGGCAGATTTTCATGGAGCTTACGGAGAAAAACTTGTCTTATTAGGAAGTAAAAGCCCAGGTATCGAGGCTGTTCATGAGCTGAAATCTCGGAAGAAAATGCTTAATAGATAA
- the pdaA gene encoding delta-lactam-biosynthetic de-N-acetylase: MTNEVWANVSNQPLHWGFKKAVNEQPAEAGKDLDDLLEKYGAYYKDESDKKVLYLTFDNGYENGYTGKILDVLKKEKVPATFFVTGHYLKSAPDLVKRMAAEGHIIGNHSYHHPDFTQISDEKLKQELETVVTETEALTGKKGMTYLRPPRGIFSERTLKVAKELGYTQVFWSLAFVDWKTDQQKGWKYSYDNIMQQVHPGCILLLHTVSKDNAEALEQAIIDLKKRGYSFKSLDDLTIKREIGEGVIN; the protein is encoded by the coding sequence ATGACAAATGAAGTATGGGCAAATGTTTCGAATCAGCCATTACATTGGGGATTCAAAAAGGCTGTGAATGAGCAGCCGGCAGAAGCAGGCAAAGACTTGGATGACTTGCTTGAAAAGTATGGCGCTTATTATAAAGATGAGAGTGATAAAAAGGTATTGTATCTAACCTTTGATAATGGCTACGAAAATGGTTATACAGGCAAAATACTGGATGTTCTAAAAAAGGAAAAAGTGCCTGCGACTTTTTTTGTAACAGGCCACTATTTAAAGAGTGCACCTGACCTAGTGAAAAGAATGGCAGCAGAAGGCCATATTATTGGCAATCACTCTTATCATCATCCAGATTTTACCCAAATCAGTGATGAAAAGCTGAAACAAGAATTAGAAACAGTGGTTACAGAAACGGAAGCTCTAACAGGTAAAAAAGGCATGACCTATTTACGTCCGCCGCGAGGCATTTTCAGTGAACGGACTTTAAAAGTTGCGAAAGAATTAGGATATACACAAGTATTTTGGTCACTTGCCTTCGTAGATTGGAAAACGGATCAGCAAAAAGGATGGAAATATAGCTATGACAATATAATGCAACAGGTTCATCCTGGCTGTATCCTTTTGTTGCACACCGTTTCAAAAGATAATGCAGAAGCATTAGAACAAGCAATTATTGATTTGAAAAAAAGAGGTTACTCCTTTAAAAGTTTAGACGATTTAACGATAAAAAGGGAAATTGGTGAAGGCGTTATCAACTAA
- a CDS encoding fumarate hydratase, which translates to MYFENLKKSIYDLIVETSTNLPKDVRRAIAKATASENAGTRSAMSLATITQNIGMADKEVSPICQDTGLPTFKIKTPVAVNQLEIKAAIYESMELATKNGKLRPNSVDSLTGENSGNNLGAGTPVIKFEQWEKDYIDIRLILKGGGCENKNIQYSLPCELEGLGRAGRDLDGIRKCILHSVYQAQGQGCSAGFIGVGIGGDRSAGYDLAKEQLFRSVDDTNAIPELAVLEDYIMENANKLGIGTMGFGGETTLLGCKIGVMNRIPASFFVSVAYNCWAFRRLAISIIPDTGEIKEWQYQEGDKIDFKAEASKENEAGTAEEVIILQAPISEEDIRQLKVGDVVQINGMMYTGRDAIHKYLSTNDAPIDLNGQIIYHCGPVMLKDEHGNWQVKAAGPTTSIREEPYQGDIMKKFGIRAVIGKGGMGARTLKALEEHGGVYLNAIGGAAQYYADCMKSVEGVDLMQFGIPEAMWHLKVEGFKAVVTMDSHGNSLHQDIELSSLEKLAMFKDRVF; encoded by the coding sequence ATGTATTTTGAAAATCTGAAGAAGAGTATTTACGATTTAATTGTAGAAACATCGACCAATCTTCCAAAAGATGTGAGACGTGCGATTGCGAAGGCAACAGCGTCAGAAAATGCTGGAACGCGTTCTGCGATGAGTTTAGCGACAATTACGCAGAACATTGGAATGGCAGATAAGGAAGTCTCACCTATTTGCCAAGATACAGGGCTGCCGACTTTTAAAATTAAAACACCTGTTGCTGTTAACCAGCTAGAAATAAAAGCAGCTATTTACGAAAGTATGGAGCTTGCAACGAAGAATGGTAAGCTTAGACCGAACTCTGTTGATTCTCTTACAGGGGAAAACAGTGGAAATAATTTAGGGGCAGGGACACCTGTCATTAAGTTTGAACAGTGGGAAAAAGACTACATCGATATTCGGTTAATTTTAAAAGGTGGCGGCTGTGAAAATAAAAATATTCAATATAGTCTTCCTTGTGAATTAGAAGGACTAGGCAGAGCTGGACGCGATTTAGACGGTATTCGTAAGTGCATCTTACACTCTGTTTATCAAGCACAGGGACAGGGATGTAGTGCCGGGTTTATTGGCGTCGGAATTGGAGGGGATCGATCTGCGGGCTATGATTTGGCAAAAGAACAGCTTTTCCGCTCTGTAGATGATACAAATGCCATTCCAGAATTAGCAGTTCTCGAAGATTATATAATGGAAAATGCCAATAAATTAGGAATTGGCACGATGGGATTTGGTGGTGAAACAACACTATTAGGCTGTAAGATTGGCGTGATGAACCGTATCCCTGCAAGCTTCTTCGTATCTGTTGCGTATAATTGCTGGGCATTCCGCAGACTAGCTATTTCGATAATTCCTGATACGGGAGAAATCAAGGAATGGCAATATCAAGAAGGAGATAAAATTGACTTTAAAGCAGAGGCTAGTAAGGAAAATGAAGCGGGTACAGCAGAGGAAGTTATTATACTACAGGCACCAATCAGTGAAGAAGATATTCGTCAATTAAAAGTTGGCGATGTGGTGCAAATTAACGGCATGATGTATACAGGTAGGGATGCAATCCATAAGTATTTAAGTACAAATGATGCACCAATTGATTTAAATGGGCAGATCATTTATCACTGTGGACCAGTTATGCTGAAAGATGAGCATGGAAATTGGCAAGTTAAAGCGGCTGGACCAACAACAAGCATTCGCGAGGAGCCTTATCAGGGAGACATTATGAAAAAATTTGGCATACGTGCAGTAATCGGAAAAGGTGGTATGGGTGCCAGAACATTGAAGGCATTGGAAGAGCATGGCGGAGTATATTTAAATGCAATTGGAGGAGCAGCCCAGTACTATGCAGATTGCATGAAGTCGGTAGAAGGGGTAGATCTTATGCAGTTCGGTATCCCAGAAGCAATGTGGCATTTGAAGGTAGAAGGATTTAAAGCGGTTGTTACAATGGACTCGCATGGTAACTCTCTTCATCAAGATATTGAACTATCCTCCTTAGAGAAGTTGGCAATGTTTAAGGATAGAGTGTTTTAA